A genomic window from Scophthalmus maximus strain ysfricsl-2021 chromosome 17, ASM2237912v1, whole genome shotgun sequence includes:
- the LOC118289260 gene encoding prostaglandin E2 receptor EP1 subtype-like isoform X1 — protein sequence MDVLFQRNVCGSVRCQQKLPELVQTLPRCLVSREKEKKLSSQPDEPHQAQSRVAMLAMQRYNSSGIIASFPPSNHTAMVQEPEVEAVARNATLPPSNPTAAGLTMTLGILFNVVALIILAKAYNRFRRRSKATFLLFASSLVATDLAGHVIPGALVLRIYSAGSGSTPDAASSSRGDPDASCLFLGGCMVFFGLCPLFLGCAMAAERCLGVTRPLLHARLVTTARTKMALTLIWLLALCVALLPFFSLGAYTYQYPWTWCFIRVMEDTKATDLAFVMLFSGLALSSLAAAFVCNTISGITLVRARLKKRSCSQRRSARSHDTEMVVQLVGIMVTSCICWSPLLIFGVMSATRSYSGSLSSDRDTYRGLMVTGVRMATCNQILDPWVYILLRRAILRKIYRITKKQASFKGSTFRSTRWDVSSFQNSEKNSANKI from the exons ATGGATGTCCTATTCCAAAG gaatgTGTGCGGCAGTGTTCGCTGTCAACAGAAACTGCCAGAACTTGTTCAGACTCTCCCAAGATGCCTCGTgtcaagagagaaagagaaaaaat TATCTTCTCAGCCAGACGAACCACATCAGGCCCAGAGCCGGGTAGCGATGCTGGCGATGCAGCGCTACAACTCCTCGGGTATCATTgcctccttccccccctccaACCACACCGCCATGGTGCAGGAGCCTGAGGTGGAGGCCGTGGCGCGCAACGCCACCCTGCCCCCGAGCAACCCCACCGCCGCGGGCCTCACCATGACTCTGGGCATCCTGTTCAACGTGGTGGCCCTGATCATCCTCGCCAAGGCCTACAACCGCTTCCGTCGCCGGTCCAAGGCCACGTTCCTGCTCTTTGCCAGCTCCCTGGTGGCCACGGACCTGGCTGGACATGTCATCCCCGGGGCCCTCGTGCTGAGAATATACTCTGCGGGCTCTGGGTCCACGCCTGATGCTGCCTCCAGCTCCAGGGGCGACCCCGATGCCTCTTGTCTCTTCCTGGGAGGATGCATGGTGTTCTTCGGCCTGTGCCCACTTTTCCTGGGTTGTGCCATGGCTGCCGAGCGTTGCTTGGGCGTCACAAGGCCTCTGCTGCACGCACGTCTGGTGACCACGGCGCGGACGAAAATGGCACTGACCCTCATCTGGCTACTGGCTCTGTGCGTGGCCCTCCTGCCCTTCTTCAGCCTGGGTGCCTACACCTATCAGTACCCATGGACGTGGTGCTTCATCAGGGTGATGGAGGACACTAAAGCCACGGATCTGGCCTTCGTGATGCTGTTCTCTGGGCTGGCGTTGAGCTCTCTGGCCGCGGCCTTTGTGTGCAACACCATCAGCGGGATCACACTAGTGAGAGCCCGGTTAAAGAAGAGGTCGTGCTCCCAACGCCGCTCCGCCAGGTCTCATGACACGGAGATGGTGGTGCAGCTGGTTGGCATTATGGTCACATCCTGCATCTGCTGgagccctctgctg atctttGGAGTGATGTCAGCCACGCGCTCCTACAGTGGCTCCCTGAGCAGCGACCGAGACACGTACAGGGGGCTGATGGTGACGGGCGTCAGGATGGCAACCTGTAACCAGATCCTGGACCCTTGGGTCTACATCCTGCTACGCCGGGCCATCCTCAGGAAGATCTACCGCATCACCAAAAAGCAGGCCAGTTTCAAGGGAAGCACTTTTCGCTCCACCCGCTGGGATGTCAGCTCCTTTCAGAACTCGGAGAAAAACAGCGCTAATAAGATTTAA
- the LOC118289260 gene encoding prostaglandin E2 receptor EP1 subtype-like isoform X2, giving the protein MSYSKVSSQPDEPHQAQSRVAMLAMQRYNSSGIIASFPPSNHTAMVQEPEVEAVARNATLPPSNPTAAGLTMTLGILFNVVALIILAKAYNRFRRRSKATFLLFASSLVATDLAGHVIPGALVLRIYSAGSGSTPDAASSSRGDPDASCLFLGGCMVFFGLCPLFLGCAMAAERCLGVTRPLLHARLVTTARTKMALTLIWLLALCVALLPFFSLGAYTYQYPWTWCFIRVMEDTKATDLAFVMLFSGLALSSLAAAFVCNTISGITLVRARLKKRSCSQRRSARSHDTEMVVQLVGIMVTSCICWSPLLIFGVMSATRSYSGSLSSDRDTYRGLMVTGVRMATCNQILDPWVYILLRRAILRKIYRITKKQASFKGSTFRSTRWDVSSFQNSEKNSANKI; this is encoded by the exons ATGTCCTATTCCAAAG TATCTTCTCAGCCAGACGAACCACATCAGGCCCAGAGCCGGGTAGCGATGCTGGCGATGCAGCGCTACAACTCCTCGGGTATCATTgcctccttccccccctccaACCACACCGCCATGGTGCAGGAGCCTGAGGTGGAGGCCGTGGCGCGCAACGCCACCCTGCCCCCGAGCAACCCCACCGCCGCGGGCCTCACCATGACTCTGGGCATCCTGTTCAACGTGGTGGCCCTGATCATCCTCGCCAAGGCCTACAACCGCTTCCGTCGCCGGTCCAAGGCCACGTTCCTGCTCTTTGCCAGCTCCCTGGTGGCCACGGACCTGGCTGGACATGTCATCCCCGGGGCCCTCGTGCTGAGAATATACTCTGCGGGCTCTGGGTCCACGCCTGATGCTGCCTCCAGCTCCAGGGGCGACCCCGATGCCTCTTGTCTCTTCCTGGGAGGATGCATGGTGTTCTTCGGCCTGTGCCCACTTTTCCTGGGTTGTGCCATGGCTGCCGAGCGTTGCTTGGGCGTCACAAGGCCTCTGCTGCACGCACGTCTGGTGACCACGGCGCGGACGAAAATGGCACTGACCCTCATCTGGCTACTGGCTCTGTGCGTGGCCCTCCTGCCCTTCTTCAGCCTGGGTGCCTACACCTATCAGTACCCATGGACGTGGTGCTTCATCAGGGTGATGGAGGACACTAAAGCCACGGATCTGGCCTTCGTGATGCTGTTCTCTGGGCTGGCGTTGAGCTCTCTGGCCGCGGCCTTTGTGTGCAACACCATCAGCGGGATCACACTAGTGAGAGCCCGGTTAAAGAAGAGGTCGTGCTCCCAACGCCGCTCCGCCAGGTCTCATGACACGGAGATGGTGGTGCAGCTGGTTGGCATTATGGTCACATCCTGCATCTGCTGgagccctctgctg atctttGGAGTGATGTCAGCCACGCGCTCCTACAGTGGCTCCCTGAGCAGCGACCGAGACACGTACAGGGGGCTGATGGTGACGGGCGTCAGGATGGCAACCTGTAACCAGATCCTGGACCCTTGGGTCTACATCCTGCTACGCCGGGCCATCCTCAGGAAGATCTACCGCATCACCAAAAAGCAGGCCAGTTTCAAGGGAAGCACTTTTCGCTCCACCCGCTGGGATGTCAGCTCCTTTCAGAACTCGGAGAAAAACAGCGCTAATAAGATTTAA